The following proteins come from a genomic window of Hymenobacter canadensis:
- a CDS encoding RNA polymerase sigma factor: MEAFAYTDINAPLVERCRLGDRRAQAEIYKRYSKAMFNASLRITGNYAEAEDVLQEAFLSAFRELHSYKGDSSFGSWLKRIVINKSINCLRNRRLQLVPLGEQHDAAAGPEPADYAADSDETHWRADVVRRCVQELPDGYRVVLTLYLLEGYDHAEIAGILGITESTSKSQYSRARKKLLELASQRGLTA; this comes from the coding sequence ATGGAAGCTTTTGCTTATACCGATATCAACGCCCCGCTGGTAGAGCGGTGCCGCCTGGGCGACCGGCGGGCCCAGGCCGAGATATACAAGCGCTATTCCAAGGCCATGTTCAACGCCAGTTTGCGCATCACCGGCAACTACGCCGAGGCCGAGGACGTGCTGCAGGAGGCGTTTCTGAGCGCCTTCCGGGAGTTGCACAGCTACAAAGGCGACTCGTCGTTTGGCTCCTGGCTGAAGCGCATCGTCATCAACAAAAGCATCAACTGCCTGCGCAACCGGCGCCTGCAGCTGGTGCCGCTGGGCGAGCAGCACGATGCCGCCGCCGGCCCCGAACCAGCCGACTACGCCGCCGATAGCGACGAAACCCACTGGCGCGCCGATGTGGTGCGCCGCTGCGTGCAGGAGCTGCCCGACGGCTACCGCGTGGTGCTGACCCTGTACCTGCTCGAAGGCTACGACCACGCCGAAATAGCCGGCATTCTGGGCATCACGGAGTCCACGTCGAAGTCGCAGTACAGCCGGGCCCGCAAGAAACTGCTGGAGCTGGCCAGCCAGCGCGGCCTCACCGCCTGA
- the amaB gene encoding L-piperidine-6-carboxylate dehydrogenase, which yields MKQALEEATATGTDVQDHDHHGIRQVLRELGVEATNAAWSTGLVWGGQGNAQTRAIHSPTDGKLIGSVAFATVDDYEQVVQKAQEAFQTWRTVPAPKRGEIVRQIGNKLREFKEPLGKLVSYEMGKILQEGLGEVQEMIDICDFAVGLSRQLHGFTMHSERPAHRMYEQYHPLGVVGIISAFNFPVAVWSWNAMLAAVCGDVSIWKPSEKTPLVAVAVQHIIKDVLRENELPEGIFNLVIGDAEIGAAMAADGRVPLVSATGSTRMGKKVGEVVGARLGRALLELGGNNAIILTQHADLEIAIRAIVFGAVGTAGQRCTTTRRVIIHESIFEDVKARLLKIYPNLPIGHPLQDGKLVGPLIDTDAVQAFTKALEAVQKEGGKLLIGGEVLSGAGYETGTYVTPALVEANNAYHTVQEETFAPILYLIRYSGDVENAITIQNGVRQGLSSSIFTLNMREAEAFLAHTGSDCGIANVNIGTSGAEIGGAFGGEKETGGGRESGSDAWRVYMRRQTNTINYSTQLPLAQGIKFDF from the coding sequence ATGAAACAAGCCCTCGAAGAAGCTACCGCTACCGGCACCGACGTACAAGACCACGACCACCACGGCATCCGGCAGGTGCTGCGCGAGCTGGGTGTAGAAGCCACCAACGCCGCCTGGAGCACCGGCCTGGTGTGGGGCGGCCAGGGCAATGCCCAGACCCGCGCCATCCACTCGCCCACCGATGGAAAGCTCATCGGCAGCGTGGCTTTTGCCACCGTAGACGACTACGAGCAGGTGGTGCAGAAGGCCCAGGAAGCCTTCCAAACCTGGCGCACCGTGCCGGCCCCCAAGCGTGGCGAAATTGTGCGCCAGATTGGCAACAAGCTGCGCGAGTTCAAGGAGCCGCTGGGCAAGCTGGTGAGCTACGAGATGGGCAAAATCCTGCAGGAAGGCCTCGGCGAAGTGCAGGAAATGATTGACATCTGCGACTTCGCGGTGGGCCTCTCGCGCCAGCTGCACGGCTTCACGATGCACTCGGAGCGCCCGGCGCACCGCATGTACGAGCAGTATCACCCGCTGGGCGTGGTGGGCATCATCTCGGCCTTCAACTTCCCGGTGGCCGTGTGGAGCTGGAACGCCATGCTGGCCGCCGTCTGCGGCGACGTGAGCATCTGGAAGCCCTCGGAGAAGACGCCGCTGGTGGCCGTGGCCGTGCAGCACATCATCAAAGACGTGCTGCGCGAAAACGAGCTGCCCGAAGGCATCTTCAACCTGGTTATCGGCGACGCCGAAATTGGGGCGGCTATGGCTGCTGACGGCCGCGTGCCGCTGGTGTCGGCCACGGGTAGCACCCGCATGGGCAAGAAGGTGGGCGAAGTAGTAGGCGCCCGCCTGGGCCGCGCGCTGCTGGAGCTGGGCGGCAACAACGCCATCATCCTCACCCAGCACGCCGACCTGGAAATTGCCATCCGCGCCATCGTGTTCGGGGCCGTGGGTACGGCCGGGCAGCGCTGCACCACCACGCGCCGCGTCATCATCCACGAGTCTATTTTCGAGGATGTGAAGGCCCGCTTGCTGAAAATCTACCCCAACCTGCCCATCGGCCACCCGCTGCAGGACGGCAAGCTGGTGGGTCCGCTCATCGACACAGATGCCGTGCAGGCCTTCACCAAGGCCTTGGAAGCCGTGCAAAAGGAAGGCGGCAAGCTGCTCATCGGTGGCGAGGTGCTGAGCGGCGCCGGCTACGAAACCGGCACCTACGTGACGCCCGCGCTGGTAGAAGCCAACAACGCCTACCACACCGTGCAGGAAGAAACCTTCGCGCCCATCCTGTACCTGATCCGGTATAGCGGCGACGTGGAAAACGCCATTACCATCCAGAACGGCGTGCGTCAGGGCCTCTCGTCGAGCATCTTCACGCTGAACATGCGCGAGGCCGAAGCTTTCCTGGCCCACACCGGCTCCGACTGCGGCATTGCCAACGTGAACATCGGTACGAGCGGCGCCGAAATCGGCGGCGCGTTCGGCGGCGAGAAGGAAACCGGCGGCGGCCGCGAGTCGGGCTCCGACGCATGGCGCGTGTACATGCGCCGCCAGACCAACACCATCAACTACAGCACCCAGCTCCCGTTGGCCCAGGGCATCAAGTTCGATTTCTAG
- a CDS encoding Do family serine endopeptidase, producing the protein MQAKQMMLGLLGSAVLGGGVAVGGYKLLEPERTNAPQAIAADPNIRYTSELRSSNYVVPEGLNFTAAAASVTPAVVHVMTEYAPKAGQGGSARMDPFLRQFFGDELEQYHQPQRGPQQGSGSGVIIAANGYIVTNNHVIDKADKIEVVMDDKRKFEAELVGVDPTTDLALLKVKADNLPFIRYGNSDQVKVGEWVLAVGNPFNLNSTVTAGIISAKGRNINILRDQQGMGIESFLQTDAVVNPGNSGGALVNLNGDLIGINSAIASQTGSFVGYSFAVPSSIVSKVIDDLLKYKVVQRALLGVQIREVDATLASEKKLNSLSGVYVMGLSKNSSAADAGLREGDIITEINGAKVNTSSQLQEQVARFRPGDKIKVTYLRGSDSRTASATLRNSTGTTDIIREELAKAIKYEGATLAPVSKQEMNKLGLEGGAKISGIQGSNFRETGIADGFIITRIDKNKVGKPQDVQQFLEAAKESQGALVEGVYPDGRKAYYPIGQAE; encoded by the coding sequence ATGCAAGCAAAACAAATGATGCTCGGTCTGCTCGGTTCCGCTGTACTTGGCGGGGGCGTGGCAGTGGGTGGGTACAAGCTGCTGGAACCAGAGCGCACCAACGCGCCCCAGGCTATTGCGGCTGACCCCAACATTCGGTACACGAGTGAGCTGCGCAGCAGCAACTACGTGGTGCCCGAAGGCCTCAACTTCACGGCGGCGGCTGCTTCCGTGACGCCGGCCGTGGTGCACGTAATGACGGAGTACGCGCCCAAAGCGGGCCAGGGCGGCAGCGCCCGCATGGATCCGTTCCTACGCCAGTTCTTCGGCGATGAGCTGGAGCAGTACCATCAGCCCCAGCGCGGGCCGCAGCAGGGCTCCGGCTCCGGCGTTATCATCGCCGCCAATGGCTATATCGTCACCAATAACCACGTGATTGATAAGGCCGATAAGATTGAAGTGGTGATGGACGACAAGCGCAAGTTCGAAGCCGAACTGGTGGGAGTCGACCCGACCACCGACCTAGCGCTGCTCAAGGTGAAAGCCGATAACCTGCCATTCATCCGCTACGGCAACTCCGACCAGGTGAAAGTAGGGGAGTGGGTACTGGCCGTGGGCAACCCGTTCAATTTGAACTCCACCGTGACGGCCGGTATCATCTCGGCCAAGGGCCGCAACATCAACATCCTGCGCGACCAGCAGGGCATGGGCATCGAAAGCTTCCTGCAGACCGATGCCGTGGTGAACCCCGGCAACTCGGGTGGCGCGCTGGTTAACCTGAACGGCGACCTGATCGGCATCAATTCGGCCATTGCCTCGCAGACGGGCTCGTTTGTGGGCTACTCCTTTGCCGTGCCCAGCTCCATTGTGAGCAAGGTGATTGACGACCTGCTGAAGTATAAAGTGGTGCAGCGGGCGCTGTTGGGCGTGCAGATCCGGGAGGTAGATGCCACGCTGGCTTCGGAGAAGAAGCTGAACTCTCTGAGCGGCGTGTACGTGATGGGCCTGAGCAAGAACAGCTCGGCCGCCGACGCCGGCCTTCGCGAAGGCGACATCATCACGGAAATCAACGGCGCGAAGGTGAACACCTCCTCGCAGCTGCAGGAGCAGGTAGCCCGCTTCCGTCCTGGCGACAAAATCAAGGTGACCTACCTGCGCGGCTCCGACTCGCGCACGGCCTCGGCCACGCTGCGCAACTCCACCGGCACCACCGACATCATTCGGGAAGAGCTGGCCAAAGCCATCAAGTATGAAGGCGCCACGCTGGCCCCGGTGAGCAAGCAGGAAATGAACAAGCTGGGCCTGGAAGGCGGCGCCAAAATCAGCGGCATCCAGGGCTCCAACTTCCGCGAAACCGGCATTGCCGACGGCTTCATCATCACCCGCATTGATAAGAACAAGGTGGGCAAGCCGCAGGACGTGCAGCAGTTTCTGGAAGCCGCCAAGGAAAGCCAGGGCGCGCTGGTAGAAGGCGTGTACCCCGACGGCCGCAAAGCCTACTACCCCATCGGGCAGGCTGAGTAG
- a CDS encoding Hsp20/alpha crystallin family protein, translating into MATLLYNNRPALRPSRAFNAVLSDMLRDTLPAVNQPSKSFAPAADVLETAAGFELHLALPGIAKDAVSIDFQEGQLVISGERKAPEATENAPKFHRTETGYGSFTRSFRLPETVDVTAIKAELTDGILRVQLPFDSKKVTKHHIEVR; encoded by the coding sequence ATGGCAACTCTGCTGTATAACAACCGCCCTGCTCTCCGTCCTTCGCGTGCCTTCAATGCCGTGCTCAGCGACATGCTGCGCGATACGCTGCCGGCCGTGAACCAGCCGTCCAAATCCTTTGCTCCAGCCGCCGATGTGTTGGAAACCGCCGCTGGCTTCGAGCTGCACCTGGCGCTGCCGGGCATAGCGAAAGACGCCGTCAGCATCGACTTCCAGGAAGGCCAACTCGTCATCAGCGGCGAGCGGAAGGCGCCTGAGGCCACCGAAAACGCTCCGAAGTTCCACCGTACCGAAACCGGCTACGGCAGCTTCACCCGCAGCTTCCGCCTGCCCGAAACCGTGGACGTAACGGCCATCAAAGCCGAGCTGACCGACGGCATTCTGCGCGTGCAACTGCCTTTTGACAGCAAAAAAGTGACGAAACATCACATCGAAGTGCGCTAG
- a CDS encoding M20 metallopeptidase family protein gives MQHLLSRIKALATEHAADTVALRHHLHAHPELSFEEHNTVAFVSEQLRQLGLQPQPIAKTGVVALIEGRNPASRTVALRADMDALPITEQNEVPYKSQNPGVMHACGHDVHTSSLLGAARILVALKDEFEGTVKLMFQPGEERLPGGANLMIQEGVLENPKPASVLGQHVFPMLPAGQIGVRPGRYMASTDELYLTVRGKGGHGAMPEMNLDPVLVAAHIIVAAQQIVSRRANPKMPSVLSFGKVIANGATNVIPNEVYIEGTFRTLNEEWRNEAHGHLRRLCEGLADSMGATCELEIRRGYPYLENEPNLTARVRAAAEQYLGPENVIELDQWMAAEDFAYFSQAADACFYRLGTRAEDGRFASSVHTPTFDIEPKALETGPGLMAWLTLCELHVA, from the coding sequence ATGCAACACCTGCTTTCCCGCATTAAAGCGCTGGCCACTGAGCACGCCGCCGATACCGTCGCCCTGCGCCACCATCTGCACGCTCACCCCGAGCTGTCGTTTGAGGAGCATAATACCGTGGCCTTCGTGAGTGAGCAGCTGCGGCAGCTGGGGCTGCAGCCCCAGCCCATTGCCAAAACCGGCGTGGTGGCTCTCATCGAGGGCCGCAACCCGGCCTCCCGCACCGTGGCCCTGCGCGCCGACATGGACGCGCTGCCCATCACGGAGCAGAACGAAGTGCCCTACAAATCCCAAAACCCCGGCGTGATGCACGCCTGCGGCCACGATGTGCACACGTCGTCGCTGCTGGGGGCGGCCCGCATTCTGGTGGCGCTGAAGGACGAGTTTGAGGGCACCGTGAAGCTGATGTTTCAGCCCGGTGAGGAACGGCTGCCGGGTGGGGCAAACCTGATGATTCAGGAGGGCGTGCTCGAAAACCCCAAGCCGGCCAGCGTGCTGGGTCAGCACGTTTTTCCAATGCTGCCCGCCGGCCAGATCGGCGTCCGGCCCGGCCGCTACATGGCCAGCACCGACGAGCTCTACCTGACCGTGCGCGGCAAAGGCGGCCACGGCGCCATGCCCGAAATGAACCTCGACCCCGTGCTGGTGGCCGCCCACATCATTGTGGCGGCGCAGCAGATTGTGAGCCGCCGCGCCAACCCCAAGATGCCTTCCGTGCTGTCGTTCGGCAAAGTCATTGCCAACGGCGCCACCAACGTCATTCCCAATGAAGTCTACATCGAGGGCACCTTCCGGACGCTGAACGAAGAGTGGCGCAACGAGGCCCACGGCCACCTGCGCCGCCTTTGCGAGGGCCTGGCCGACTCGATGGGCGCCACCTGCGAGCTTGAAATCCGGCGCGGCTACCCGTACCTGGAAAACGAGCCCAATCTCACGGCCCGCGTGCGCGCCGCCGCCGAGCAGTACCTGGGCCCGGAAAACGTGATTGAGCTGGACCAGTGGATGGCCGCCGAGGATTTCGCCTACTTCTCGCAGGCCGCCGACGCCTGTTTCTACCGCCTCGGCACCCGCGCCGAAGATGGCCGCTTTGCCTCCAGCGTGCACACGCCCACCTTCGATATCGAGCCCAAAGCCCTGGAAACCGGCCCCGGCCTGATGGCCTGGCTCACGCTCTGCGAGCTGCATGTAGCATAG
- a CDS encoding sporulation protein, with amino-acid sequence MMKPLLRNVLLLPAFLALGACAATAPAATGPTAPADTTKTRAAQTAPAVPAEDLSRYRPVFSAPKETVVSAAPRTAIAPTNQVNAQVEQRLRDQAFTNQNVKYAQGFRILAYVGLERDQAMSIRRAVISRYPDETDYLTFKQPVFRLYIGDYLTRLEAEQAMLRIRPLAPKAELESAQVVLNKAAY; translated from the coding sequence ATGATGAAACCCCTACTGCGTAACGTGCTGCTGCTTCCCGCATTTCTTGCCCTGGGGGCCTGCGCCGCCACCGCGCCCGCCGCCACCGGCCCCACCGCCCCCGCCGATACCACCAAAACCCGCGCCGCCCAGACCGCGCCGGCCGTGCCCGCCGAGGACCTGAGCCGCTACCGGCCCGTGTTCAGCGCGCCCAAAGAAACGGTCGTTTCCGCGGCCCCGCGCACCGCTATAGCACCCACCAACCAGGTAAATGCCCAGGTAGAACAGCGCCTGCGCGACCAGGCTTTCACCAACCAAAACGTGAAATATGCTCAGGGTTTCCGCATTCTGGCCTACGTGGGGCTGGAGCGCGACCAGGCCATGAGCATCCGCCGCGCCGTCATCAGCCGCTACCCCGACGAAACCGACTACCTGACCTTCAAGCAGCCGGTTTTCCGCCTTTACATCGGTGACTACCTTACGCGCCTCGAAGCTGAGCAGGCCATGCTTCGCATCCGGCCGCTGGCCCCCAAGGCCGAGCTGGAATCGGCCCAGGTGGTACTCAACAAAGCGGCGTACTAG
- the deoC gene encoding deoxyribose-phosphate aldolase, translating into MNLASYIDHTLLRPDATPAQIRQLCQEAAAQQFASVCVPPCYVRLAAEALHGSGVPVCTVIGFPLGYALAKVKFFEAHLALADGATELDMVINVGALKAGALAEVEEEIGQLAELCHFRGAILKVIIETALLTEEEIVTACRLCAEAGADFVKTSTGFASRGASVADIALMRQSLPDTIRIKASGGIQARAFALALVAAGADRLGSSNSLALLEEHDETPTA; encoded by the coding sequence ATGAACCTCGCTTCCTATATCGACCATACGCTGCTGCGGCCCGATGCCACGCCCGCCCAGATCCGGCAGCTGTGCCAGGAGGCCGCCGCGCAGCAGTTTGCCAGCGTGTGCGTGCCGCCCTGCTACGTGCGCCTGGCCGCCGAGGCCCTGCACGGCAGCGGCGTGCCGGTGTGCACCGTCATCGGCTTTCCGCTGGGCTACGCGCTGGCGAAGGTGAAATTCTTCGAGGCGCATCTGGCCCTGGCCGATGGGGCGACGGAGCTGGATATGGTCATCAACGTGGGTGCCCTCAAAGCCGGCGCGCTGGCTGAAGTGGAAGAGGAAATAGGCCAGCTGGCCGAGCTGTGCCACTTCCGCGGCGCCATTCTGAAGGTGATAATCGAAACGGCGCTGCTGACCGAAGAGGAAATCGTGACGGCCTGCCGGCTGTGCGCCGAGGCCGGTGCCGACTTCGTGAAAACCTCCACCGGCTTTGCCAGCCGCGGCGCCTCGGTGGCCGATATTGCGCTGATGCGGCAGTCGTTGCCAGACACTATCCGTATCAAGGCCTCCGGCGGTATCCAGGCCCGGGCGTTTGCGCTGGCGCTGGTTGCGGCCGGTGCCGACCGGCTGGGCTCATCCAACAGTCTGGCTTTGCTTGAAGAACATGATGAAACCCCTACTGCGTAA
- the secA gene encoding preprotein translocase subunit SecA — translation MFDFLGKTVAKIFGTKSDRDLKEIIPYVALVNAEYAKLAQLSDDQLREHTNEVRARIDAHLKPLDDQLAALHARVNDDASLDIMAKEKLFDQIDELEKQRNKDLEVVLMQVLPAAFATVKETARRYTENGQLVVTATDYDRQYAQRKKNVTIQGDKAIWSNKWLAAGAEITWDMIHYDVQIIGGVVLHQGKISEMATGEGKTLVSTLPAFLNALSKRGVHLVTVNDYLAKRDSEWNAPLFEFHGITVDCIDKHQPNTDARRAAYAADITYGTNNEFGFDYLRDNMARETGELVQRKHHYAMVDEVDSVLIDDARTPLIISGPVPRGDVHEFYQLKPRIQRLVDEQKKLVQQYLVEARKGIKDGKEGYKEGEAGLSLFRAYRGLPKSKPLIKFLSETGMRAVLQKVENHYLQDNARQMPQADMPLFFTIDEKNNQIELTEKGIDLITAQGEDPHLFIMPDIGSEIANLERSTTLKDDEKLHQKEQLMQDYQEKSERVHTVNQLLKAYTLFEKDDQYILTDDGKVKIVDEQTGRVMEGRRYSDGLHQAIEAKENVRVEDATQTYATVTLQNYFRMYHKLGGMTGTAETEAGELWDIYKLDVVVIPTNRGIQRKDEHDKVYKTVREKYNAVAEEIQTLVQAGRPVLVGTTSVEISELVSRMLKLRGIQHQVLNAKQNQREAEIVAGAGFPGTVTIATNMAGRGTDIKLKETSKASGGLAIIGTERHESRRVDRQLRGRAGRQGDPGSSQFFVSLEDNLMRLFGSDRIAKLMDRMGLEEGEVIQHSMITSSIERAQKKVEENNFGQRKRLLEYDDVMNAQREVVYKRRRNALFGERLELDVWNMIYDVAEDIVAAHKISGDYEDFKLAIIRVYGYDTYITEAEMKGMVAGTLSQKLYDEALGYYHSKNDHIASNAMPLVNSLLEQNAPFENVAVPFTDGRKQVSAVASLRRSQATGGHEIIRSMEKSVVLSTIDTAWTQHLRQMDDLKQVVQNAVYEQKDPLLVYKFESFELFKGMIGKVNEDTLSFLFRADIPVQGGAQGTDEAEFYIEDELPTPAPMPKLTAEKEVSSISLGAGPEDMGPDDAQILEKQTPARSQKVANRNEKVTVQYMDGRIVSDVKYKTVEDDLLNNRCVLVDEA, via the coding sequence ATGTTTGACTTTCTAGGGAAAACCGTCGCCAAGATTTTCGGAACGAAATCGGACCGGGACTTGAAGGAGATTATCCCCTATGTGGCGCTCGTAAACGCCGAATATGCCAAACTGGCACAGCTCTCCGACGACCAGCTGCGCGAGCACACCAACGAGGTGCGCGCCCGCATCGACGCCCATCTAAAGCCGCTCGACGACCAGTTGGCCGCGTTGCACGCCCGCGTCAACGACGACGCCAGCCTCGACATCATGGCCAAGGAGAAGCTCTTCGACCAGATTGATGAGCTGGAAAAGCAGCGCAACAAAGACCTGGAAGTGGTGCTGATGCAGGTGCTGCCCGCCGCCTTTGCCACGGTGAAGGAAACGGCCCGCCGCTACACCGAAAACGGCCAGCTGGTGGTAACCGCCACCGACTACGACCGCCAGTACGCGCAGCGCAAAAAGAACGTCACGATTCAGGGCGACAAGGCCATCTGGAGCAATAAGTGGCTGGCCGCCGGCGCCGAAATCACCTGGGACATGATTCACTACGACGTCCAGATCATCGGGGGCGTGGTGCTGCACCAGGGCAAGATTTCGGAAATGGCCACGGGCGAGGGCAAAACCCTCGTTTCGACGCTGCCGGCGTTCCTGAACGCGCTGAGCAAGCGCGGCGTGCACCTGGTAACCGTCAACGACTACCTGGCCAAGCGTGACTCGGAGTGGAATGCGCCGCTGTTCGAGTTCCACGGCATCACCGTAGACTGCATCGATAAGCACCAGCCCAACACCGACGCCCGCCGCGCCGCCTACGCCGCCGACATCACCTACGGCACCAACAACGAATTCGGCTTCGACTACCTGCGCGACAACATGGCGCGCGAAACCGGCGAGCTGGTGCAGCGCAAGCACCACTACGCCATGGTCGACGAAGTGGACTCCGTACTGATTGACGATGCCCGGACGCCGCTCATCATCTCGGGCCCCGTGCCCCGCGGCGACGTGCACGAGTTCTACCAGCTCAAGCCCCGCATCCAGCGCCTCGTAGACGAGCAGAAGAAGCTGGTGCAGCAGTATCTGGTGGAGGCCCGCAAAGGCATCAAGGACGGCAAAGAAGGCTACAAGGAAGGCGAAGCCGGCCTGTCGCTGTTCCGCGCCTACCGCGGCCTGCCCAAGAGCAAGCCGCTCATCAAGTTCCTGAGCGAAACCGGCATGCGCGCCGTGCTGCAGAAAGTGGAAAACCACTACCTGCAGGACAACGCCCGCCAGATGCCCCAGGCCGATATGCCGCTGTTCTTCACGATCGACGAGAAGAACAACCAGATCGAGCTGACCGAAAAAGGCATCGACCTGATTACGGCCCAGGGCGAGGATCCGCACCTGTTCATCATGCCCGACATCGGCTCGGAAATCGCCAATCTGGAGCGCAGCACCACCCTCAAAGACGACGAAAAGCTGCACCAGAAAGAGCAGCTGATGCAGGACTACCAGGAGAAGAGCGAGCGGGTCCACACCGTAAACCAGCTTCTGAAGGCCTACACGCTGTTCGAGAAGGACGACCAGTACATCCTGACCGACGACGGCAAGGTGAAAATCGTGGATGAGCAGACCGGCCGCGTAATGGAAGGCCGCCGCTACTCCGACGGTTTGCACCAGGCTATTGAGGCCAAGGAAAACGTGCGCGTGGAAGACGCCACCCAGACCTACGCCACCGTGACGCTGCAGAACTACTTCCGCATGTACCACAAGCTGGGCGGCATGACGGGTACGGCCGAAACCGAAGCCGGCGAGCTGTGGGACATCTACAAGCTCGACGTGGTGGTGATTCCGACCAACCGCGGCATCCAGCGCAAAGACGAGCACGACAAAGTCTACAAGACCGTGCGCGAGAAGTACAATGCTGTGGCCGAGGAAATACAGACGCTGGTGCAGGCCGGCCGCCCGGTGCTGGTAGGTACCACGAGCGTGGAAATCTCGGAGCTGGTGAGCCGCATGCTGAAGCTGCGCGGCATCCAGCACCAGGTGCTCAACGCCAAGCAGAACCAGCGCGAAGCCGAAATTGTGGCCGGCGCCGGCTTCCCCGGCACCGTGACCATTGCCACCAACATGGCTGGCCGCGGTACCGACATCAAGCTCAAGGAAACCTCTAAAGCCTCGGGTGGCCTGGCTATCATCGGTACGGAGCGCCACGAAAGCCGCCGCGTAGACCGCCAGCTGCGGGGGCGCGCCGGCCGCCAGGGCGACCCGGGCTCTTCGCAGTTTTTCGTGAGCCTCGAAGACAACCTGATGCGCCTGTTCGGCTCCGACCGGATTGCCAAGCTCATGGACCGCATGGGTCTGGAGGAAGGCGAGGTGATTCAGCACTCGATGATTACCAGCTCGATTGAGCGCGCCCAGAAGAAGGTCGAGGAAAACAACTTCGGTCAGCGCAAGCGCCTGCTCGAGTACGACGACGTGATGAACGCCCAGCGCGAGGTAGTGTACAAGCGCCGCCGCAACGCCCTGTTCGGCGAGCGTCTGGAGCTGGACGTGTGGAACATGATTTACGACGTGGCCGAGGACATCGTGGCTGCCCATAAAATTTCGGGCGACTACGAGGACTTCAAGCTGGCCATCATCCGCGTGTACGGCTACGATACCTACATCACGGAAGCCGAGATGAAGGGCATGGTGGCCGGTACTCTGTCGCAGAAGCTCTACGACGAAGCGCTGGGCTACTACCACAGCAAGAACGACCACATTGCCAGCAACGCCATGCCGCTCGTGAACAGCCTGCTGGAGCAGAACGCCCCGTTCGAGAACGTAGCAGTGCCCTTCACCGATGGCCGCAAGCAGGTGTCGGCAGTAGCCAGCCTGCGCCGCTCGCAGGCTACGGGAGGCCACGAAATCATCCGGAGCATGGAGAAATCCGTGGTGCTGTCGACCATCGACACCGCCTGGACCCAGCACCTGCGCCAGATGGATGACCTGAAGCAAGTAGTGCAGAACGCCGTGTACGAGCAGAAAGACCCGCTGCTGGTGTATAAGTTCGAGAGCTTCGAGCTGTTCAAAGGCATGATCGGCAAGGTGAACGAGGACACCCTGTCGTTCCTCTTCCGCGCCGATATTCCGGTGCAGGGCGGCGCGCAGGGCACCGACGAGGCTGAGTTCTACATCGAAGACGAGCTGCCGACGCCTGCCCCGATGCCCAAGCTGACGGCTGAGAAGGAAGTGTCGTCGATTTCGCTGGGTGCCGGTCCTGAGGACATGGGCCCCGACGACGCGCAGATTCTGGAAAAGCAGACGCCGGCCCGCTCGCAGAAAGTGGCCAACCGCAACGAGAAAGTGACCGTGCAGTACATGGACGGCCGCATCGTGAGCGACGTGAAATACAAGACCGTGGAAGACGACCTGCTCAACAACCGCTGCGTGCTGGTTGACGAGGCATAA